One genomic segment of Blastopirellula marina includes these proteins:
- a CDS encoding tetratricopeptide repeat protein translates to MFIQRAEMLMDAKRYEDARVQFLNAIASDPEEASAYCRLGVCCSLLGMNAEALEYGSKAVSLKPEWSDVHYQLAWIYNRIGEKYKAEQSARNALACEPDFAEALLLMGWTFLDRSRLEEALVTAEQVIALQPDNADAFNLQGLACLRLGKLDDGQQALEQALRFKPENPTSLANLGYVDLQRGDWATAEEHFRDALRLDPHYEFARLGVSEILRASNPAFRWISVYRYWLDRQPVGFSWIVVFLLLMIGYGIAFLFRVDLETGNRMLAFAPILLAFAVTGTFIEPISQAFALLTTAGRLLATRWEAVGGLLLTLYLLIWGTVLIAGIGLKLEYLQGIALVTGYAYLTFVQTWRSDLRWVRISMVVVSMLVVVMLGAMVVLSAFESTRETEAQIAVMGIGVFLIGLLSLLMPTLFYRIFYQPDP, encoded by the coding sequence TTGTTTATCCAGCGTGCTGAAATGCTGATGGATGCGAAGAGGTATGAGGATGCCCGAGTCCAGTTTTTGAATGCGATAGCCAGCGATCCTGAAGAAGCATCGGCCTATTGTCGTCTTGGTGTTTGTTGCTCTCTTCTGGGCATGAACGCCGAGGCACTTGAGTACGGCAGTAAGGCGGTAAGCTTGAAGCCGGAATGGTCCGATGTCCACTACCAGCTGGCATGGATCTACAACCGCATCGGTGAGAAGTACAAAGCCGAGCAGTCGGCTCGAAATGCGTTGGCGTGTGAGCCTGATTTCGCCGAGGCACTTCTGTTGATGGGGTGGACTTTTCTAGATCGTAGCCGATTGGAAGAGGCGTTGGTCACGGCCGAACAGGTGATCGCTTTGCAGCCAGATAACGCGGATGCTTTTAATCTTCAAGGGCTTGCGTGCCTGCGTTTGGGGAAACTTGATGATGGACAGCAAGCATTGGAGCAAGCTCTTAGGTTCAAGCCTGAGAACCCAACCTCCCTCGCGAACCTTGGCTATGTCGATCTGCAGCGAGGCGATTGGGCAACTGCGGAAGAGCATTTTCGAGATGCGCTACGTCTGGATCCCCATTATGAATTTGCTCGATTGGGCGTTAGTGAAATCTTGCGGGCCAGCAATCCAGCGTTCCGTTGGATATCCGTTTATCGCTATTGGCTTGATCGTCAGCCCGTGGGATTCAGTTGGATCGTCGTCTTTCTCTTGTTAATGATCGGATACGGTATCGCGTTTCTATTTCGTGTCGATTTGGAAACGGGGAATAGGATGTTGGCGTTTGCCCCCATTCTGCTTGCATTTGCCGTCACCGGAACTTTTATCGAGCCTATTTCGCAGGCATTCGCCTTGCTAACAACTGCTGGTAGGCTGCTGGCGACTCGCTGGGAAGCTGTGGGTGGCTTATTGCTGACGCTCTATTTGCTTATATGGGGGACAGTACTCATCGCGGGGATTGGGCTCAAGTTAGAATACTTACAGGGAATCGCCTTGGTAACAGGATATGCGTATTTGACTTTCGTCCAAACGTGGCGGAGTGATCTCAGGTGGGTACGGATATCCATGGTGGTTGTATCGATGCTGGTCGTGGTGATGCTGGGAGCTATGGTCGTTCTCTCCGCCTTCGAATCGACAAGAGAGACGGAAGCACAAATTGCGGTAATGGGAATCGGTGTTTTTTTGATAGGGTTACTATCGTTGTTAATGCCCACTTTGTTCTACCGCATTTTCTATCAGCCTGATCCGTAG
- a CDS encoding sulfatase: MRFALLGVLLFACSASQLFAAELPDIVLFLSDDHTIGDSSLYGSPDLKTPNMERIAKQGLTFDQAFVASPSCAPSRAALLTGLMPSRNGAEPNHSRPKPEIKKLPAYFQELGYEVVSFGKVGHYRQTPEYGFDIARHFNYHEDVAVPEALKWLNARESDKPLLLFVGTNWPHVPWPEPENIDPASIKIPLHHVHTPQTRAARARYYQAIKTMDRELGEVFDAAYAKLGEDTLFLHTSDHGAQWPFGKWTLYDEGIRTPMIAVWPGKIAPGKRTDAMVSWIDILPTLYAAVGQTPPEELDGRSFLPVLLGERDSHRDVIFTVHSGDGNHNVYPTRSIRTPRWKYIRNLHPEFKFTSHILGDNRPQPYWGSWVEKAKTTPEAARKVKRYLQRPAVELYDLEADPTEQNNLATNPDHADTLAKLSDQLDAWMKKQGDQQKVFGEPILLEE, translated from the coding sequence ATGCGTTTCGCACTTCTCGGCGTTTTGTTGTTCGCGTGCTCGGCCAGCCAACTCTTTGCGGCCGAGCTTCCTGATATTGTCCTGTTCCTTTCGGATGACCACACAATCGGTGATTCGTCGCTGTATGGTTCGCCTGACTTGAAGACCCCTAACATGGAGCGAATCGCCAAACAGGGGCTTACGTTCGATCAGGCCTTTGTCGCTTCCCCTTCGTGTGCGCCCAGCCGTGCTGCGTTGCTGACCGGCTTGATGCCGTCGCGAAACGGTGCCGAGCCCAATCACTCGCGTCCTAAGCCCGAGATCAAGAAGCTGCCGGCGTACTTTCAAGAGTTGGGCTACGAAGTGGTCTCGTTCGGCAAGGTGGGACATTACCGTCAGACGCCGGAGTATGGCTTCGACATCGCCAGGCATTTCAACTACCACGAAGACGTCGCCGTCCCGGAAGCACTGAAGTGGCTCAACGCACGTGAGAGCGACAAACCACTGCTCCTATTCGTCGGTACCAATTGGCCACATGTGCCGTGGCCAGAGCCAGAAAACATCGATCCTGCGTCGATCAAGATTCCTTTGCACCATGTCCACACGCCCCAGACGCGTGCTGCTCGGGCACGTTACTACCAAGCCATCAAAACCATGGACCGTGAACTAGGTGAAGTCTTCGACGCCGCCTACGCGAAACTCGGTGAGGACACCTTGTTTCTGCATACCAGCGATCACGGTGCCCAGTGGCCTTTTGGCAAGTGGACACTCTATGACGAAGGAATCCGTACCCCCATGATCGCCGTCTGGCCAGGAAAGATCGCTCCTGGCAAGCGAACCGACGCGATGGTCTCGTGGATCGATATTCTTCCGACCCTTTACGCGGCCGTTGGACAGACGCCCCCAGAAGAACTCGACGGCCGATCCTTCCTGCCGGTGCTTCTGGGCGAAAGGGATAGTCATCGCGACGTCATCTTCACGGTACACAGTGGCGACGGGAACCATAACGTCTATCCCACGCGAAGTATCCGCACGCCGCGTTGGAAGTACATTCGCAACCTTCACCCCGAGTTCAAATTCACATCGCATATCCTAGGGGACAACCGGCCTCAACCGTATTGGGGCAGTTGGGTCGAGAAGGCCAAGACGACGCCTGAAGCGGCTCGCAAGGTGAAACGATACCTCCAGCGGCCAGCGGTCGAACTGTACGACCTGGAAGCCGATCCGACCGAACAGAACAATCTGGCCACTAATCCTGATCACGCGGACACCCTGGCCAAACTAAGCGACCAGCTAGATGCCTGGATGAAGAAGCAAGGGGATCAGCAAAAGGTGTTTGGCGAACCTATTCTGCTTGAAGAATAA
- the treZ gene encoding malto-oligosyltrehalose trehalohydrolase — protein MLRVFGPRRLEDGNVLFTVHAPACEKLVLQIEGEHAQEVPMIATSDRVFTATASVSPGTRYWFRVPDGNPRPDPASRFQPDGVHGPSQWIDPDTYCWSDQSWRGLPKDQMILYELHIGTFTKEGTYLAAIDRLDELVDLGVTAIEVMPVAQSTGRWNWGYDGTNLFAPRNTFGTPDEFKQLVDTAHGRGIAMILDVVYNHFGAEGNYLHPFGGYVSPRHQTVWGDAPHLDGDGSEMMRDYIVANVRYWIEEFHFDGLRLDATHCILDESPTHIVAEVGKAFAEMQVELERELHLIAESNVYDPELLKSLESGGYGFDAIWCDDFLHAVAAETRPDEHMSDRRYIPGEDIDMVLRRGYVFRGTFEEKRRRIPLAEDSSTANWESLIFSIQNHDFIGNHPDGRRLHQVTSHEAHRAAAALICMLPAIPMLFMGEEFASEKPFYFFADFGDSHLRDAVEKGRHREYPQHDWTDTVSCLSQAAFRKSKIGPREKGSEETLQWYRDLIALRKSWKKRGLFAGAHLQARWDALSHAAILQYQHGDESAFAVIRLVDSQAATGDIHVELSGNVQLTQCALPLADQPGTWALGTLGVLVGEGELRGVSV, from the coding sequence ATGCTTCGCGTGTTTGGCCCCCGACGTCTGGAAGATGGCAACGTTCTGTTTACGGTTCATGCCCCTGCGTGCGAAAAGCTGGTGCTGCAGATCGAGGGAGAGCACGCGCAGGAGGTACCCATGATCGCGACGTCGGATCGCGTGTTCACGGCCACCGCGAGCGTATCTCCCGGCACTCGATATTGGTTTCGCGTGCCGGACGGAAACCCTCGGCCAGATCCTGCCAGTCGATTTCAGCCTGATGGGGTTCACGGCCCGTCGCAGTGGATCGATCCAGATACGTATTGCTGGAGTGATCAGTCATGGCGTGGGCTGCCCAAGGATCAAATGATTCTGTACGAACTCCATATTGGTACGTTTACCAAGGAAGGAACGTATCTGGCAGCGATCGACCGCCTGGACGAGTTGGTTGATCTCGGTGTTACGGCGATTGAGGTCATGCCGGTAGCGCAGTCGACAGGAAGATGGAACTGGGGGTACGACGGAACAAACTTATTCGCACCACGCAACACATTCGGTACGCCGGACGAATTTAAGCAACTGGTCGATACGGCACACGGGCGCGGAATCGCGATGATACTGGATGTGGTCTACAACCACTTCGGTGCCGAGGGGAACTATCTGCATCCGTTTGGCGGCTACGTTTCACCCAGACACCAAACGGTGTGGGGAGATGCGCCTCACTTGGATGGTGACGGAAGCGAGATGATGCGGGATTATATCGTCGCCAATGTTCGCTACTGGATCGAAGAGTTTCACTTCGATGGCCTGCGACTCGACGCAACGCACTGTATTCTCGATGAATCCCCCACGCATATCGTGGCTGAAGTTGGTAAGGCCTTTGCAGAGATGCAAGTTGAATTGGAACGCGAACTGCATCTGATCGCCGAAAGTAACGTCTATGACCCGGAGCTTCTCAAGTCCCTTGAGTCAGGTGGGTACGGATTCGATGCTATCTGGTGTGATGACTTCCTGCATGCTGTCGCGGCAGAAACCCGCCCGGACGAGCATATGTCGGACCGACGTTACATCCCAGGTGAAGATATCGATATGGTTCTTCGCCGTGGATACGTGTTTCGCGGGACGTTCGAGGAAAAACGTCGACGCATCCCACTGGCAGAAGATAGCTCCACAGCGAACTGGGAGTCGTTGATCTTTTCGATCCAAAATCACGACTTCATTGGCAATCATCCCGATGGCCGGCGTTTGCATCAGGTTACATCTCACGAGGCACATCGAGCCGCAGCCGCATTGATTTGTATGTTGCCGGCGATCCCGATGCTGTTCATGGGGGAAGAGTTCGCCTCGGAGAAGCCGTTCTATTTCTTCGCCGATTTTGGCGACTCTCACCTGCGAGATGCGGTTGAGAAGGGACGCCATCGTGAGTATCCACAGCACGATTGGACGGATACGGTATCGTGCTTGTCGCAGGCCGCGTTTCGAAAGTCGAAGATCGGTCCGCGGGAGAAGGGGAGTGAGGAGACGCTTCAGTGGTATCGCGATTTGATTGCACTTCGCAAGTCGTGGAAGAAGCGAGGGCTCTTCGCTGGTGCTCATCTTCAGGCTCGCTGGGATGCGTTGTCACATGCGGCGATTCTTCAATATCAGCACGGAGATGAATCGGCGTTCGCAGTTATTCGGCTTGTCGATTCCCAAGCGGCGACGGGCGATATCCATGTCGAGTTGTCCGGTAATGTACAACTAACTCAATGTGCTTTGCCGTTGGCAGATCAACCAGGAACGTGGGCACTCGGCACGTTGGGAGTACTGGTAGGGGAAGGAGAACTTCGCGGGGTCTCGGTGTAA
- a CDS encoding ATP-binding protein, whose translation MSSSEESLRALEEALRFSPDNIPLRSHLADTLYRLGKFESAIDHFKELSRLEPHKSDWPLRLADSFLQNNQIGEAAVVIERVVHGKDASADAHLLAARIAMAEGNTSSAVYHYKMAIDLDPELEDEELSERLGVGTHFEESEVVDGRIRVGSGDSQADVSASVERPKIKFADVGGMEDLKEEIRMKIIYPMQNPEIYKAYGKTIGGGIMMYGPPGCGKTHLARATAGEINASFISIGINDVLDMWMGNSERNLHQLFQVARTSSPCVIFFDEVDALGGRRSDMNGGSARQLINQFLAEMDGVEHSNEGVLILAATNAPWHVDSAFRRPGRFDRVIFVPPPDQPSRTEILQVLCQGKPTKDVDFAYLAKKTDQFSGADMKAVVDLAVESKLGEALKTGKLVPVSGKDLLAAAKRHKPTTKEWFATAKNYALYANEGGLYDDILSYMKLK comes from the coding sequence ATGAGTTCTTCTGAAGAATCGCTCCGCGCGCTGGAAGAGGCGTTGCGTTTTAGCCCGGATAATATTCCTTTGCGATCCCACCTGGCTGATACGCTGTACCGATTGGGAAAGTTTGAATCGGCGATCGATCATTTCAAGGAGCTATCGCGTCTCGAACCTCACAAGAGTGACTGGCCCCTCCGCCTGGCTGATTCGTTCCTGCAAAACAATCAGATTGGTGAAGCCGCTGTTGTTATTGAACGCGTGGTTCACGGGAAAGATGCATCAGCAGACGCTCATTTGCTGGCTGCTCGGATTGCAATGGCCGAAGGTAATACCTCTTCGGCGGTCTATCACTACAAGATGGCGATCGATCTTGATCCAGAGTTAGAGGATGAAGAGCTTAGCGAACGTCTGGGCGTGGGAACTCATTTCGAGGAGAGCGAAGTCGTTGATGGGCGAATTCGTGTTGGTTCTGGGGATAGTCAAGCAGATGTCAGCGCATCGGTCGAGCGTCCCAAGATCAAGTTCGCGGATGTCGGCGGCATGGAGGATCTCAAGGAAGAGATTCGCATGAAGATCATTTACCCGATGCAGAATCCCGAGATCTATAAGGCCTACGGTAAAACAATCGGAGGCGGGATCATGATGTACGGCCCGCCTGGCTGTGGGAAAACGCATCTGGCCCGGGCCACCGCAGGCGAGATCAATGCGAGTTTCATCAGTATCGGTATCAACGATGTCTTGGATATGTGGATGGGAAACAGCGAACGCAATTTGCATCAGCTGTTTCAAGTGGCTCGCACGAGTAGTCCTTGCGTGATCTTCTTTGACGAAGTCGATGCACTGGGGGGGCGTCGCAGCGACATGAATGGCGGCAGTGCCCGGCAACTCATCAATCAGTTTCTGGCCGAAATGGACGGCGTCGAGCATTCCAACGAAGGCGTGCTGATTCTGGCGGCCACGAATGCTCCCTGGCACGTCGATTCTGCGTTTCGTCGCCCCGGGCGTTTCGATCGTGTGATCTTTGTGCCCCCACCAGACCAGCCATCGCGTACAGAGATTTTGCAGGTTCTTTGCCAAGGCAAACCGACCAAGGACGTTGACTTCGCCTACCTGGCCAAGAAGACCGATCAGTTCTCGGGTGCCGATATGAAAGCCGTCGTCGACCTGGCCGTCGAATCGAAATTGGGCGAAGCGTTGAAGACTGGCAAACTGGTACCGGTATCGGGCAAGGATTTGCTTGCAGCAGCCAAACGACACAAGCCGACCACCAAAGAATGGTTTGCGACGGCGAAGAATTATGCCCTGTACGCCAACGAAGGCGGGCTGTACGACGACATCCTCAGCTATATGAAATTGAAATGA
- a CDS encoding tetratricopeptide repeat protein, whose product MSQRLQRATMLIQMRRYEEAKRELTLSMAEDPENPSNHMLMGLCHSELKENDMAIEHGELAVRMAPEWSKVHSTLAWIYLKTHKYKDARLGAEQALRLDPADTMASNVIAMVCADHKDWDGALRAAEMTLSHDPDDTEALNIRALALRSQGKAGASVEELKRSLQIDAEDATSHANLGWTYLQKGELSKAETHFREALRINPELEWARQGALETLKAKVPIYRWILGYFLWMATKTAGMQWVIIIGLYFGYKVIFVALASNPATQGLAYAFMGLYLLFCVTTWFAGPISDAFLVLHPFGRLVLTPWERFGGLAVGSAIVLTVAALVSEMFLQNDVGIILAMCVGFPAIPMAMMFQSREGTPRKVMAAVTVAAFAMALGFGVGEIYGLENLPTAVASICENCSRGFLFVPLGSIILANILSMR is encoded by the coding sequence ATGAGCCAACGACTCCAGCGTGCCACCATGCTGATCCAGATGCGTCGCTACGAAGAAGCGAAACGTGAACTCACCCTGAGCATGGCCGAAGATCCCGAAAATCCCAGCAATCATATGCTGATGGGGTTATGCCACAGTGAGCTTAAAGAGAATGACATGGCGATCGAGCACGGCGAGTTGGCTGTGCGGATGGCACCCGAGTGGTCGAAAGTTCACTCGACCCTCGCATGGATCTACTTGAAGACGCACAAGTACAAAGACGCTCGGCTGGGTGCCGAGCAAGCTCTGCGGCTAGATCCTGCCGACACAATGGCTTCCAACGTGATCGCGATGGTTTGTGCTGACCACAAAGACTGGGACGGGGCACTTCGCGCAGCGGAGATGACCCTGTCACACGATCCCGATGATACCGAAGCCCTCAACATCCGGGCACTCGCCCTGCGCAGCCAAGGCAAAGCAGGTGCCTCGGTTGAAGAGCTGAAGCGTTCGCTCCAGATAGACGCGGAAGACGCCACGTCGCATGCCAACTTAGGATGGACCTATCTGCAAAAGGGCGAACTGAGCAAAGCAGAAACGCACTTTCGCGAGGCCTTACGGATTAATCCGGAACTAGAATGGGCACGCCAAGGGGCACTCGAAACACTGAAAGCCAAGGTGCCGATCTATCGCTGGATCTTGGGTTATTTCCTTTGGATGGCGACCAAGACAGCTGGCATGCAGTGGGTGATCATCATTGGTCTCTACTTCGGTTACAAGGTCATCTTCGTGGCCTTGGCCTCAAATCCAGCTACGCAGGGACTCGCCTATGCGTTTATGGGATTGTACTTGCTGTTCTGCGTGACAACCTGGTTTGCCGGACCGATCTCAGACGCGTTCCTCGTTCTGCACCCTTTTGGGCGTCTGGTGTTAACGCCCTGGGAACGCTTCGGCGGCCTGGCAGTTGGCTCGGCGATTGTGCTTACGGTTGCAGCACTGGTCAGCGAAATGTTTTTGCAGAATGACGTCGGCATCATCCTGGCGATGTGCGTTGGCTTTCCGGCGATTCCAATGGCAATGATGTTTCAATCGCGAGAAGGAACTCCACGCAAAGTCATGGCAGCGGTCACGGTAGCTGCGTTTGCGATGGCGTTGGGTTTTGGCGTCGGTGAGATCTACGGGCTGGAAAACCTGCCGACGGCTGTTGCCTCGATATGTGAAAACTGCTCGCGCGGATTTCTTTTTGTGCCGTTAGGGTCGATCATCTTGGCGAACATTTTGAGCATGCGGTGA
- a CDS encoding arylsulfatase, with the protein MPKYPTWVPTWTFALFLLVTATLSAADRPNIIVILSDDMGYSDIGCYGGEIKTPTLDALADNGLRFSQFYNTARCCPTRASLLTGLYPHQAGIGHMVTGNYDISKFPGFQMGLTQRCQTMAEVLKPAGYKTYMTGKWHVCNNIRPEGTKKNWPRQRGFDHFYGTITGAGSFYDPAALCRDNTLITPENDTEYQPESYYYTDAIGDNAVRFLKQHHDQSADAPFFLYVAFTSAHWPMHALPEDIAKYDGVYDNGFTEIRENRLAKLKKLGLIDPSWEMSEQAGDWGKTNHKDWEIRNMEVYAAMIDRMDQNIAKITARLKESGDFENTVIFFMQDNGGCAEGVGRASDKNLPEPRPAMAKDELQLDIIPQFTRDGRPVRHGPETMPGADDTYIAYGRDWANVSNTPFREYKHWVHEGGISTPLIVHWPKGIAASQNGKLDHTPSHLIDIMATCVDIGKAEYPQQVNGNVITPLPGISLAPAFAGNQLQRKTPIFWEHEANCAVRDGKWKIVRYGKMGSGKTTPWELYDMQADRTEQHDLASQHPELVQKMAAQWQAWAEASDVLPWPWGHLGKK; encoded by the coding sequence ATGCCCAAATATCCCACCTGGGTTCCTACGTGGACCTTCGCCCTGTTTCTCTTGGTAACCGCTACTCTGTCCGCCGCTGATCGCCCAAACATCATCGTCATTCTTTCCGATGACATGGGCTACTCAGATATTGGCTGCTATGGCGGCGAAATCAAAACGCCAACACTCGACGCGTTAGCCGACAACGGTTTGCGGTTTTCGCAATTCTATAACACGGCCCGCTGTTGTCCGACGCGAGCATCTCTGCTTACCGGTCTCTATCCGCACCAGGCTGGCATCGGACATATGGTGACCGGCAACTACGATATTAGCAAGTTCCCTGGCTTTCAAATGGGATTGACTCAGCGTTGCCAAACCATGGCCGAAGTGTTGAAGCCAGCCGGCTACAAAACCTACATGACCGGCAAGTGGCACGTTTGTAACAACATTCGGCCCGAAGGGACTAAGAAGAATTGGCCACGACAGCGTGGCTTCGATCACTTCTATGGCACCATTACCGGTGCTGGCAGTTTTTATGATCCCGCCGCGCTATGCCGTGATAACACCCTGATCACGCCAGAGAACGACACCGAGTACCAGCCAGAGTCCTATTACTACACCGATGCCATCGGCGACAACGCCGTCCGCTTCCTCAAGCAGCATCACGATCAATCTGCGGATGCTCCCTTCTTCCTCTATGTTGCTTTCACGTCTGCCCATTGGCCAATGCATGCTTTACCGGAAGACATCGCCAAGTACGACGGAGTTTATGACAACGGCTTTACCGAGATCCGTGAAAACCGCCTGGCCAAGCTCAAGAAACTGGGACTAATCGATCCTTCCTGGGAAATGTCAGAACAGGCAGGCGATTGGGGCAAGACGAATCATAAGGACTGGGAAATTCGCAATATGGAAGTCTACGCGGCAATGATCGACCGCATGGACCAGAATATCGCCAAGATCACTGCCCGCTTGAAAGAATCAGGCGACTTCGAGAACACGGTCATTTTCTTCATGCAAGACAACGGCGGCTGTGCCGAAGGAGTCGGCCGCGCCAGCGACAAGAACTTGCCAGAGCCTCGCCCGGCCATGGCGAAAGATGAGTTGCAACTGGATATCATTCCCCAGTTTACCCGCGACGGTCGCCCAGTTCGTCACGGCCCCGAAACGATGCCCGGTGCCGATGACACGTACATTGCCTACGGCCGTGACTGGGCGAATGTCTCGAACACACCGTTCCGTGAGTACAAACACTGGGTTCACGAAGGAGGGATCTCGACACCGCTGATCGTGCATTGGCCGAAGGGGATTGCGGCTTCGCAAAACGGCAAACTCGATCATACGCCGAGCCACCTTATCGACATCATGGCAACCTGCGTAGACATCGGAAAAGCCGAGTACCCTCAACAAGTCAACGGCAACGTCATCACTCCGCTTCCTGGCATCAGCCTGGCACCTGCTTTTGCTGGCAACCAGTTGCAGAGAAAGACACCGATCTTCTGGGAACACGAAGCGAATTGCGCCGTCAGGGATGGCAAGTGGAAGATCGTTCGTTACGGCAAGATGGGCTCAGGCAAGACCACGCCGTGGGAACTGTACGACATGCAGGCCGATCGCACCGAACAGCACGATCTGGCCAGCCAACATCCCGAACTTGTCCAAAAAATGGCCGCTCAATGGCAGGCCTGGGCGGAAGCCTCCGACGTGCTACCGTGGCCTTGGGGTCATCTAGGTAAGAAGTAA
- a CDS encoding arylsulfatase translates to MSKLPMNFSFSCACLCVLLLSSIARADDRPNIVVIMLDDLGYSDLGCYGGEIQTPNIDSLAQNGLRFTSFYNCARCCPTRAALLTGLYPHQVGLIRNGRSLTRNGVTIAEALGQAGYQTAMAGKWHLSQTNPIDDRQKQLDWLNHQADFDRPFAPLDTYPAKRGFQRHFGPVWGVVNYFDPFSLVDGTEIVKEVPDDFYMTDAITDKAVDYIEAMSKKDAPFFLYVAHTAPHWPLHAKPEDIAKYEKTYVEGWQKLRDERYARMIEMGLIDPQTYPKPQLQGEGPDWQAMDDEHRKHMAQLMAVHAAMVDCVDQGIGRIVETLKATNRMDNTLILIMADNGASPERYLNPGFDRPNKTRDGHKIQYEGVFNPGSETTWGYIGSYWANAANTPFRYWKAQSFEGGTHTPMIAHWPGGLKTRPGSLTDQPGHVMDVMPTCLEIAGAKYPKTYAEHDITPLEGKSLSAILRDEKRAGHDQLFFEHEGGKAVIADGWKLVQPKQNGKWELYHLAADRTETMNVAGDHPERLQQMKTNWQTWFDRVKPAN, encoded by the coding sequence TTGAGTAAACTCCCCATGAATTTCAGCTTTTCATGCGCATGCTTATGCGTCCTGCTCCTTTCGTCAATCGCTCGAGCCGATGATCGCCCCAATATCGTCGTGATCATGCTCGACGACTTGGGGTATTCGGATCTCGGCTGCTATGGCGGTGAAATCCAAACGCCGAACATCGATTCGCTGGCCCAAAACGGGCTGCGTTTCACGTCATTTTACAACTGCGCCCGTTGCTGCCCGACACGAGCGGCATTGCTGACAGGTCTGTATCCGCACCAGGTCGGTCTCATTCGCAATGGTCGTTCGCTGACCAGGAATGGCGTTACCATTGCGGAAGCCCTGGGTCAGGCAGGCTATCAAACGGCGATGGCTGGAAAATGGCACCTGAGTCAAACTAATCCGATTGATGATCGGCAAAAGCAACTCGATTGGCTCAATCACCAAGCCGACTTCGATCGTCCTTTCGCGCCACTGGATACTTATCCAGCCAAGCGAGGATTTCAGCGTCACTTTGGACCGGTTTGGGGCGTTGTAAACTACTTCGATCCCTTCTCGCTGGTCGACGGGACCGAGATCGTGAAAGAGGTTCCGGATGATTTCTACATGACCGATGCGATCACGGACAAAGCCGTTGACTACATCGAAGCGATGTCGAAGAAGGACGCTCCGTTCTTCCTTTACGTCGCACATACGGCCCCGCACTGGCCCCTGCATGCCAAGCCAGAGGACATCGCCAAGTACGAGAAGACCTACGTCGAAGGCTGGCAAAAGCTGCGTGACGAGCGTTATGCCCGCATGATCGAGATGGGTTTGATAGATCCCCAAACCTATCCCAAACCACAGCTACAAGGGGAAGGCCCCGACTGGCAGGCCATGGATGACGAGCACCGCAAGCACATGGCCCAGTTGATGGCCGTGCATGCCGCCATGGTCGATTGTGTGGATCAGGGGATCGGTCGAATAGTGGAAACACTTAAAGCAACCAATCGCATGGATAACACGTTGATTCTGATCATGGCTGACAACGGGGCCTCGCCGGAACGCTATCTCAACCCTGGCTTCGATCGTCCTAACAAAACCAGGGACGGTCACAAGATTCAGTACGAAGGAGTCTTTAATCCCGGTAGCGAAACAACCTGGGGCTACATCGGCTCGTACTGGGCCAATGCCGCCAACACGCCTTTCCGCTACTGGAAAGCACAGTCGTTCGAAGGAGGAACCCATACGCCGATGATCGCCCATTGGCCTGGTGGCTTGAAAACAAGACCAGGCTCGTTGACCGATCAACCTGGCCATGTGATGGACGTCATGCCCACGTGCCTCGAAATCGCGGGAGCCAAGTATCCCAAGACGTACGCTGAGCATGACATCACCCCTCTGGAAGGCAAGTCCCTTTCGGCCATCCTTCGCGACGAAAAGCGTGCAGGCCACGATCAACTCTTTTTCGAGCACGAAGGGGGCAAGGCAGTCATTGCTGATGGCTGGAAGCTCGTCCAACCGAAGCAAAACGGCAAATGGGAACTTTACCACCTTGCGGCAGATCGCACGGAAACCATGAACGTCGCTGGCGATCATCCCGAGCGACTTCAGCAGATGAAAACCAATTGGCAAACCTGGTTTGACCGGGTGAAACCAGCCAACTAG